A stretch of the Aegilops tauschii subsp. strangulata cultivar AL8/78 chromosome 4, Aet v6.0, whole genome shotgun sequence genome encodes the following:
- the LOC109782382 gene encoding growth-regulating factor 9, whose protein sequence is MLPELTAAAMELGQVLGYTPPATKDARSGGGFAQAAACPYPYPSPFLDEQKMLSFSKAAAPPSSGMDFGRSNEQRLLLARSKMPFTPSQWMELEHQALIYKYLNAKAPIPSSLLISISKSFRPSSDRMPWRPVYQGFTNADSDPEPGRCRRTDGKKWRCSKEAMAEHKYCERHINRNRHRSRKPVENQTRKNAKETPAAGSLSAAVSQGGCKKAKAGDELKPGSVSYWTDNLNRAMVSKARGNNPEEGNSAPLLNSTNQQHTLSLFSQLKQQSKPDKFSPAVDSESISSNTVLKPWERSNQQSSKDVSSTTLHDRGCLQSVLQDFSMHKNDKIEAQKNNASVPSTFYSPTEGRHISCLASNMMQVQEDCISSSWEIPQGGPLGEILTNSKNTDDLTNKCESRSYGWLLSLDEHEM, encoded by the exons ATGCTTCCTgagctcaccgccgccgccatggagCTCGGGCAGGTGCTGGGCTACACGCCGCCGGCGACCAAGGACGCGAGATCCGGCGGCGGCTTCGCCCAGGCCGCCGCTTGCCCCTACCCCTACCCCTCCCCCTTCCTCGACGAGCAGAAGATGCTCAGCTTCTCCAAGGCCGCCGCCCCTCCATCGTCAG GTATGGATTTTGGCAGGTCCAATGAGCAGAGGCTGCTGCTGGCCAGGAGCAAGATGCCCTTCACTCCTTCACAGTGGATGGAGCTGGAGCACCAGGCCCTCATATACAAGTATCTCAATGCAAAGGCCCCCATACCTTCCAGCCTGCTCATCTCCATCAGCAAAAGCTTCAGACCCTCCTCCGATAGAA TGCCCTGGAGGCCTGTCTACCAAGGGTTCACCAATGCAGATTCTGACCCGGAACCTGGAAGATGCCGTCGAACAGACGGCAAGAAATGGCGGTGCTCAAAGGAGGCGATGGCCGAGCACAAGTACTGTGAGCGGCACATCAATAGGAACCGCCATCGTTCAAGAAAGCCTGTGGAAAACCAAACAAGGAAGAACGCCAAAGAGACGCCTGCTGCTGGCTCGTTATCGGCCGCTGTCTCACAGGGTGGCTGTAAGAAAGCAAAAGCTGGTGATGAACTGAAGCCAGGGAGCGTCAGCTATTGGACAGATAATTTAAACAG GGCAATGGTGAGCAAAGCCAGGGGAAACAACCCTGAAGAAGGCAACAGTGCTCCACTCCTGAATTCTACTAATCAACAACACACATTGTCCTTGTTCTCTCAACTGAAGCAACAGAGCAAACCAGATAAGTTCAGCCCTGCAGTCGATAGTGAATCGATCTCCTCAAATACAGTATTGAAGCCCTGGGAAAGAAGCAACCAGCAGAGCAGCAAGGACGTTTCTTCGACGACGCTCCATGATCGCGGGTGCCTTCAATCAGTCCTTCAAGATTTCAGCATGCATAAGAATGACAAGATCGAGGCTCAGAAAAACAATGCTTCAGTGCCATCAACTTTCTATTCACCTACAGAAGGTCGACACATCAGCTGCCTTGCATCTAACATGATGCAAGTGCAGGAGGATTGCATCTCAAGCTCTTGGGAGATACCTCAAGGTGGGCCATTAGGTGAAATCCTAACAAACTCCAAGAACACTGATGACTTGACCAATAAGTGTGAATCAAGATCATATGGTTGGTTACTGAGTCTTGATGAACATGAAATGTGA
- the LOC141021588 gene encoding uncharacterized protein — MASSGSRTKDRESMEEQMEQMRLSDKESAKLVVDDQDEDTGAPSWALLGRVLHPRVLHVNTIPDALRPAWGTPRGLNFDSEVDVELNNMSDQHIDVKVKNVGGDMKEWRFTCFYAKARRSECSQSWDLLKMLRAQSDLPWLCGGDFNEVLDGAEYFGANERTEWQMAGFRETVDQCNFQDLGYNGIPFTWDNRQEGTANVKVRLDRFLADPAFIQMYLDNSVKHIPSPRLDHCFVSIRSRRAGEEQHRGLRRFMYDEAWQREESHEAAVVDGWKKGSGTMGLMSLNEALKDMQVHLTTWKGKKFGDVERKIKKVRKEIKKEKARSLFRGSSPRERDLASQLKELLHREEIMARQRSRSDWLRAGDRNTGFFQAQVKARRSRNRINTLEKADGTLCQTKEEIWEEIQGFYTSLYKTREEVDTQAILHHVPSMVLAQMNERLTRPFQAKEVHVALFAMAPSKAPGEDGFNAGFYQWHWPLIKEDVTEAVLNFLNGGHLPEVMNRTVIVLIPKLKNAHPMYRDGVKNSYQVQQEKSFLSQ, encoded by the exons ATGGCGAGCTCGGGATCAAGGACGAAGGACAGGGAGTCGATGGAGGAACAGATGGAACAGATGAGGCTGTCGGACAAGGAGAGCGCAAAGCTAGTGGTCGATGACCAGGATGAAGATACAGGAGCGCCATCTTGGGCGCTTCTGGGGAGAGTTTTGCATCCCAGGGTGCTGCATGTTAACACCATTCCGGATGCTCTGCGGCCTGCATggggaaccccccgggggctgaATTTCGACTCG GAAGTTGATGTGGAGTTGAACAACATGTCAGACCAACACATTGATGTCAAGGTAAAAAATGTTGGAGGTGATATGAAGGAGTGGAGATTTACATGCTTTTATGCCAAGGCTCGCAGGAGTGAGTGTTCCCAAAGTTGGGATCTTCTAAAAATGTTGAGAGCTCAGAGTGATCTTCCATGGCTTTGTGGAGGTGATTTTAATGAAGTATTAGATGGTGCTGAGTACTTTGGAGCAAATGAGAGAACAGAATGGCAAATGGCAGGGTTCCGAGAGACTGTTGATCAGTGTAATTTCCAGGATCTTGGATACAATGGAATTCCCTTCACATGGGACAATAGGCAAGAGGGCACTGCAAATGTTAAAGTTCGTCTTGACAGATTTCTTGCAGATCCGGCCTTTATCCAAATGTATTTGGATAATAGTGTCAAACACATTCCGTCACCGCGTTTAGACCATTGCTTTGTTTCTATCCGGTCTCGGCGGGCGGGAGAAGAGCAGCACAGAGGGTTGCGTCGCTTCATGTATGACGAGGCGTGGCAGAGAGAAGAGTCGCATGAAGCGGCCGTAGTGGATGGATGGAAAAAAGGGTCAGGAACTATGGGTCTGATGTCCCTGAATGAAGCACTTAAGGACATGCAAGTCCATCTCACGACATGGAAGGGGAAGAAGTTTGGAGATGTCGAACGAAAAATAAAAAAGGTGCGGAAGGAAATTAAAAAAGAAAAAGCACGATCTCTTTTTAGAGGATCGTCGCCGAGGGAGAGAGATTTGGCCAGCCAGCTTAAAGAGCTCCTGCATCGAGAGGAGATTATGGCAAGGCAAAGATCCCGATCTGACTGGCTCAGGGCAGGGGACCGGAATACTGGGTTTTTTCAGGCCCAAGTGAAGGCTCGCAGGAGCAGAAATAGGATCAACACGCTAGAAAAAGCGGATGGTACTTTGTGTCAAACCAAGGAAGAGATCTGGGAGGAGATACAAGGTTTTTATACGTCCCTATACAAGACTCGGGAGGAGGTAGATACACAAGCAATTCTGCACCATGTACCTTCGATGGTTTTGGCACAGATGAATGAAAGGCTGACCAGGCCGTTTCAGGCAAAGGAAGTGCATGTTGCACTGTTCGCAATGGCTCCATCAAAAGCACCAGGAGAGGATGGTTTCAACGCTGGTTTTTATCAGTGGCATTGGCCCTTAATAAAGGAAGATGTTACTGAGGCGGTGTTGAACTTCCTTAATGGAGGTCATCTTCCAGAGGTGATGAACAGAACGGTCATTGTTCTCATCCCCAAGTTAAAGAACGCTC ATCCAATGTACAGGGATGGTGTGAAAAACAGCTATCAAGTGCAGCAAGAGAAGTCCTTCTTAAGTCAGTGA